TGCCCGGTCTGCGCGACCGGCCAGAGAGCGGCGACGGCGAGCAGACCCACGACCGCCACCAGGCTCGGGTGCCGCAACACGAAGCAGAGCACCGTCACGACGGCCGCCATGAGCGTCGTGGCGAGCCACGCGCGACCGAGGTCGACCTCGCCGAAGAAGACGCCGAGCACGCGCCCGAACTCGGGCTCGAGGCTGATCGGCTGGGTGAAAACGGTCAGGAAGGTGAAGAACCCGGTGACCGCACTCGCGAGCGTCCAGACCGCCGCGGACCCGGCGGCGATATCGAGGGCGCGGCCATAGGCGTCGCTCTGGATGCTCAGGGCGATCAGGGCGAGCAGGATCGCGCCGATCGCGCCCGCCGCCCCGAGATTCACCAGCAGCTTGCCGGCGGGAAGACCCCAGCGCACGACCGCGCCCGGGTCGCTGAACAGCGGAGCGTCGGCGCCGCCACCGTACGCGAGCCCGGCGACGAGGGCGATCGTGCCGCCCACGAGCAGCGCGGCGACACCGAGTGCCGACCAGGGGGCGCGGCGCAGCCACGGCGACGAATCGTGCGGGGTGCCCGTGTCTGGCACGGTGGTGTGCGTCGCTGACGCGGTCACCGCATCCCCCCTTCGCGCTGTGTGAAACCGGCGTGTTCAGCGTACTGGAGCGGTGCTTCGCACCAGCCGGGAACGCAACGAGGCGCCCCCGCCCGTGAGCGGGAGCGCCTCGTGTGGGCGGCGCCGTGCGTGATGCGCGGTGCCGAGAAGCCCGAAGGCCTCGAGAGTTACTTGACGGCAGCCTTCAGCTTGCTGCCGGCGCTGACCTTGACGCCGTTCGACGCGGCGATCTGGATGGTCTCACCGGTCTGCGGGTTGCGGCCGGTACGAGCGGCACGCGACGTGCGCTCGAACGACAGCCAGCCGGGGATGGAGACCTTGGTGCCACTGGCGACAGCGCCGGAGACGGTCGAGAACAGACCATCGAGGACGCGGTTGACGTCAGCCTGGCTCAGGCCCGACTCAGCAGCCACAGCGGCGACGAGCTCGGAACGGTTCATTGTGTCCTCCTCGGACCTCAGGATTGTTCAGATAGATCCCGCGAATTCGCGAGAACTCGCGGGAATCGCCCCTGAAACTACCAGCTTGACTTCGTGATGCCGGGCAATTCGCCACGGTGCGCCATGTCGCGGAAGCGAACACGGGAAATGCCGTACTTGCTGAGAACACCGCGGGGACGGCCGTCGATGGCGTCGCGCGAGCGCAGACGAACCGGCGACGCGTCGCGCGGAAGCTTCTGCAGCGCCTTGCGGGCCGCCTCACGCGACTCGTCGGTGCCGTTCGGGTCGACGAGGGCCTTCTTCAACTCGAGTCGCTTCGCGGCGTACCGCTCGACGATCACCTTGCGCTGCTCGTTGCGCGCGATCTTGCTCTTCTTCGCCATGGTTAGCGCTCCTCGCGGAATTCGACGTGCTTGCGGACAACCGGGTCGTACTTCTTCAGCACGAGGCGGTCGGGGTCGTTACGACGGTTCTTGCGGGTCACGTAGGTGTACCCGGTACCGGCGGTCGACCGAAGCTTGATGATGGGACGGACGTCCTGCTGCTTGGCCATTAGATCTTCTCCCCGCGAGCGATGAGGTCCTTGACGACCGACTCGATACCGCGCGCGTCGATCACCTTGATGCCCTTGGCCGACAGCGTCAGGGTGACGTTACGGCGAAGCGAGGGCACGTAGTAGGTCTTCTTCTGGATGTTCGGATCGAACCGACGCTTCGTGCGGCGGTGCGAGTGCGAGATGTTGTGCCCGAAACCAGGGGTGGCTCCGGTCACCTGGCAGACGGCTGCCATGGGTCCTCCAACTATTCGGCTACCGTACGGCGACGGCCGTACCCAAGGTCACTTGTCGGCACGCGAGACCCGCCGTATCCGCTCCAGTAGCTGGTTGAGCGGGGCGAGATGCGCACAAGAAGCCAGGCCGGGGCCTGACACAATCCTCTAGCTTACGGGCTATCGGGCGTTTCCGACAAACGCGAGCACGCGGGGCACAGGCCGAAGATGTCGACGACGTGCTCCGCCTTCGTGTAGCCGTGCTCGGCCGCGACCTGGCGAGCCCACTGCTCGACCGGGTCGGCCGCGATCTCTTCCGTCGCCCCGCAGCGGCGGCAGATCAGGTGGTGGTGGTGCGAGTCGGGAGTGCACGCCCGGTAGAGGGCCTCGCCGTCCTGCGTGAGCGTGTCGGCCTCGCCCTCGTCGGTGAGGTCGGTCAGCGCCCGGTACACGGTGGCGAGGCCGATCGTCGTGCCCGAGTCGCGCAGGGCGCCGTGGAGGGCCTGTGCGCTGATGAACCCGTCGGATTCGCCGAGGGCCGAGCGCACGGCCTCGCGCTGCCAGGTATTCCGCTTCATGACCCCACCAGGGTACGCGGAGTGCGGGAGGGCTGGGGAGCCGGGCGCCGCCCGGAGCCGGTGCGCAGCATCCGACCGACGAGCACGCAAGCGCCAACGACGAGCGCGATGACGACTGTGATCGCGCCACCCGCCGCGATGGAGAACGCGCGCGACAGGAAGACGCCCGCCACGGCGGATGCGGCCCCGATCACCGGAGCGAGCAGAAGCACGGCGTTCGTCGACGACACCAGCTGGCGGGCGGCGACGGCCGGGCCGACGATGAGGGCGATGGCGAGGATGGCGCCGATGGCGGGCATGATCACGACGACGGTGCCCGCGATGAGAGCGACGATCGTCGCCTCGGCAACCCACGGCCGGTAGCCGGCGGCGCGGTAGCCGAGCTCGTCGACGGTGGAGAAGACGAGGTGTCGGCCGCGCAGCAGGATCACGACCGCCGCGATGGCGAACATGATGGCCGTGAGGGTGATGTCGCCCCAGCCGACCGTGAGGATCGAGCCGACGAGGAAGCTCTCGACCGAGATCGGCAGCGACGGGTTCGCCGACTGCAACAGCGCTCCGAGGGCGAAGCCGAACGTCAAAACGACGCCGGCGGCGACCTGCGCGCCCTGGTCGCGGACGCGAGAGATCAGGGTCATCAGCGCCACCAACAGCACGCTGAAGACGGCTGCCCCCAGCACCACACTCACTCCGAGAACCGCGGCGACGACAGCGCCGGGAAACGTCGCGTGGGTGAGGGCCGTCGTGAAGAAGGCGCGGCGGCGCAGCACCACGAATGTTCCGACGAGTCCGGCGACGCCGCCGGCCAGCACCGCCTCGAGCAGCGCGCGTTCGAAGAAGCCCATCAGCGCGCCGCCTCGGGAACCGGCGCAGGCGCGGTCGACGCGCCGCGAGCATCCGCTGCCGTGTGTGCGGTGCGCGGACCGTGGCGGTGCAGCATGCTGGCGGCCAAAACGACACCGTAGATGACGACGAGCATCGTGATGACCGACGCGCCGCCGGCGAGCGGGATGCCCCAATCAACGGATGCGCGGAACCCGATCAGCAGACCGCCGAAGCCGGCGAGCGCCCCCGTCGCGATGGAGATCGCGACCATCCAGCCGATGCGGTGGGTGAGCAGGCGGGCGGCCGCGCCGGGCACCACGAGCAACCCGAGGGCGAGGAGGTTTCCGACGGCGGCGGTGGCGGCAACGATCAGCACGGCCACGGCGACGGTGAGCACGAGGTCGGTGGCCAGCACGCGGTGGCCGGCAGCGCGCGCGGCGAGCGGGTCGTGCGCGCGAAAC
The sequence above is a segment of the Microcella alkaliphila genome. Coding sequences within it:
- a CDS encoding metal ABC transporter permease: MGFFERALLEAVLAGGVAGLVGTFVVLRRRAFFTTALTHATFPGAVVAAVLGVSVVLGAAVFSVLLVALMTLISRVRDQGAQVAAGVVLTFGFALGALLQSANPSLPISVESFLVGSILTVGWGDITLTAIMFAIAAVVILLRGRHLVFSTVDELGYRAAGYRPWVAEATIVALIAGTVVVIMPAIGAILAIALIVGPAVAARQLVSSTNAVLLLAPVIGAASAVAGVFLSRAFSIAAGGAITVVIALVVGACVLVGRMLRTGSGRRPAPQPSRTPRTLVGS
- the rpmB gene encoding 50S ribosomal protein L28, translated to MAAVCQVTGATPGFGHNISHSHRRTKRRFDPNIQKKTYYVPSLRRNVTLTLSAKGIKVIDARGIESVVKDLIARGEKI
- a CDS encoding HU family DNA-binding protein, giving the protein MNRSELVAAVAAESGLSQADVNRVLDGLFSTVSGAVASGTKVSIPGWLSFERTSRAARTGRNPQTGETIQIAASNGVKVSAGSKLKAAVK
- a CDS encoding Fur family transcriptional regulator; translated protein: MKRNTWQREAVRSALGESDGFISAQALHGALRDSGTTIGLATVYRALTDLTDEGEADTLTQDGEALYRACTPDSHHHHLICRRCGATEEIAADPVEQWARQVAAEHGYTKAEHVVDIFGLCPACSRLSETPDSP
- the rpsN gene encoding 30S ribosomal protein S14, whose protein sequence is MAKKSKIARNEQRKVIVERYAAKRLELKKALVDPNGTDESREAARKALQKLPRDASPVRLRSRDAIDGRPRGVLSKYGISRVRFRDMAHRGELPGITKSSW
- the rpmG gene encoding 50S ribosomal protein L33 produces the protein MAKQQDVRPIIKLRSTAGTGYTYVTRKNRRNDPDRLVLKKYDPVVRKHVEFREER